One Solanum pennellii chromosome 9, SPENNV200 DNA segment encodes these proteins:
- the LOC107029215 gene encoding uncharacterized protein LOC107029215 has product MRVHPMSLKRNIAIREGIGSGSDSEQREQILAAMEGNPMKKLRKLPHVFGKVLELPFRSDADVAVEEGPEFFRFVAVMEFDDGGSGGAGGVRVQAVEIHTGITKIVVRNGAGDGGVDGGIEELLLEELKVDTWRFRLPATTMPELATAVFVDGELIVTVPKAGRGGGEFADGRDVWGGGGRLVLVQ; this is encoded by the coding sequence ATGAGGGTTCATCCTATGTCCCTGAAACGAAATATTGCTATTCGTGAAGGAATCGGGTCGGGTTCAGATTCGGAGCAACGGGAACAAATTTTAGCAGCAATGGAAGGGAATCCAATGAAGAAGCTACGAAAATTACCTCATGTATTCGGGAAGGTTCTAGAACTTCCGTTTCGTTCCGATGCTGACGTGGCGGTTGAGGAAGGTCCGGAATTCTTCCGTTTCGTGGCGGTGATGGAATTCGACGACGGCGGAAGCGGCGGAGCGGGAGGTGTTAGGGTGCAGGCGGTTGAGATTCATACTGGTATTACGAAGATTGTGGTGAGAAATGGCGCCGGAGATGGCGGAGTTGATGGCGGAATAGAGGAGCTGTTGTTGGAAGAGCTGAAGGTGGATACGTGGAGGTTCAGATTGCCGGCTACGACAATGCCGGAGCTGGCTACGGCTGTGTTTGTGGACGGTGAGTTAATTGTGACGGTGCCAAAAGCTGGCCGTGGCGGCGGAGAGTTCGCCGACGGTAGAGATGTTTGGGGTGGAGGTGGCCGGCTTGTTCTTGTACAGTAA
- the LOC107029296 gene encoding uncharacterized protein LOC107029296 isoform X1, with protein sequence MSSYEDPVEVDSSAECNGDTRSTNKNELHLYPVSANDSGEGLPYAPADWPNPGDKWAWKVGKRIASAGYFLDRYLYLPNRLRGKRGVFASRLSVEQYVRSEFPSTDINEFFASFSWKIPSKLLKGDWYAQLKSSGMKSVSHLGTIRCKAGNSLCASASLIEAGNPSPETMICDICCSEPGFCRDCCCILCCKTISSAYGGYSYIRCEATADDGYICGHIAHIDCALRAYMAGTVGGSIGLDAEYFCRRCDSRTELVSHVMKLLKICGSIDSRDDVEKILNVGFCIIRGSRRTNAKQLLRHIKSAMAKLQKGACIEDVFKEVEFLDANGGTPHHEESILHERSSPLKMTSNFDFRVESLKLEDEIDQTLQALRKSQNFEYRLAEERLLVQKNYIMNLYEQLDKEKSDLSSHTTMVETDTFVDAVIRRVDQIKREVLKLKDMKQVQNGFGSTSKTILKDYFGLEAESS encoded by the exons ATGTCATCCTACGAGGATCCTGTGGAGGTTGACAGTTCTGCTGAATGTAATGGAGATACACGTAGTACCAATAAAAATGAACTTCACCTTTATCCTGTTTCTGCCAATGATTCAGGCGAAGGTTTACCATATGCTCCTGCAGATTGGCCGAACCCAGGTGATAAATGGGCCTGGAAGGTGGGGAAAAGAATTGCATCTGCTGGCTACTTTCTTGATAGATATCTGTATCTTCCAAACCGTCTTCGTGGAAAGCGAGGTGTTTTCGCAAGTAGGCTTTCGGTTGAACAATATGTCAGGTCTGAGTTTCCAAGCACAGATATCAATGAATTCTTTGCCTCATTTAGTTGGAAGATTCCCTCAAAACTATTAAAAG GTGACTGGTATGCTCAGCTCAAATCTTCAGGCATGAAATCTGTTTCTCATTTAGGAACCATTAGGTGTAAGGCTGGTAATAGCTTGTGTGCGAGTGCGAGTTTAATAGAAGCAGGGAATCCTAGTCCAGAGACCATGatttgtgacatatgttgcaGTGAGCCTGGTTTTTGCCGAGATTGCTGTTGTATTCTTTGTTGTAAAACTATTAGTTCTGCTTATGGTGGGTATAGTTACATTAGGTGCGAAGCAACAGCTGATGATGGTTACATTTGTGGACACATAGCCCATATAGACTGTGCTCTACGAGCTTATATGGCTGGGACAGTTGGAGGAAGCATTGGCTTGGATGCGGAATATTTTTGTCGGCGCTGTGATTCAAGGACTGAATTGGTCTCGCATGTCATGAAGCTTCTAAAAATTTGTGGATCAATTGATTCTCGAGATGATGTCGAGAAGATTTTGAATGTTGGCTTTTGCATTATACGTGGCTCACGGAGAACAAATGCAAAACAGTTGCTGCGTCACATTAAATCGGCCATGGCAAAG CTTCAGAAGGGTGCCTGCATTGAAGATGTGTTCAAAGAAGTAGAATTCTTGGACGCCAATG GAGGAACACCTCATCATGAAGAGTCAATTCTTCACGAAAGATCTtcaccactaaagatgacttcAAATTTTGACTTTCGAGTTGAATCCCTTAAGCTTGAGGATGAAATTGATCAAACTCTGCAGGCATTGAGGAAGTCTCAAAACTTTGAGTACAGACTTGCCGAGGAAAGACTCCTTGTTCAAAAGAACTACATCATGAATCTATATGAACAGCTCGACAAGGAAAAATCTGATCTATCAAGCCATACAACGATGGTTGAAACAGATACTTTTGTTGATGCTGTTATACGAAGAGTAGACCAAATAAAGCGAGAAGTATTAAAACTCAAGGACATGAAACAGGTACAAAATGGATTTGGAAGTACTTCTAAGACAATACTCAAGGATTACTTTGGTCTAGAAGCAGAATCTTCCTAA
- the LOC107029296 gene encoding uncharacterized protein LOC107029296 isoform X2, whose amino-acid sequence MSSYEDPVEVDSSAECNGDTRSTNKNELHLYPVSANDSGEGLPYAPADWPNPGDKWAWKVGKRIASAGYFLDRYLYLPNRLRGKRGVFASRLSVEQYVRSEFPSTDINEFFASFSWKIPSKLLKGDWYAQLKSSGMKSVSHLGTIRCKAGNSLCASASLIEAGNPSPETMICDICCSEPGFCRDCCCILCCKTISSAYGGYSYIRCEATADDGYICGHIAHIDCALRAYMAGTVGGSIGLDAEYFCRRCDSRTELVSHVMKLLKICGSIDSRDDVEKILNVGFCIIRGSRRTNAKQLLRHIKSAMAKLQKGACIEDVFKEVEFLDANGETA is encoded by the exons ATGTCATCCTACGAGGATCCTGTGGAGGTTGACAGTTCTGCTGAATGTAATGGAGATACACGTAGTACCAATAAAAATGAACTTCACCTTTATCCTGTTTCTGCCAATGATTCAGGCGAAGGTTTACCATATGCTCCTGCAGATTGGCCGAACCCAGGTGATAAATGGGCCTGGAAGGTGGGGAAAAGAATTGCATCTGCTGGCTACTTTCTTGATAGATATCTGTATCTTCCAAACCGTCTTCGTGGAAAGCGAGGTGTTTTCGCAAGTAGGCTTTCGGTTGAACAATATGTCAGGTCTGAGTTTCCAAGCACAGATATCAATGAATTCTTTGCCTCATTTAGTTGGAAGATTCCCTCAAAACTATTAAAAG GTGACTGGTATGCTCAGCTCAAATCTTCAGGCATGAAATCTGTTTCTCATTTAGGAACCATTAGGTGTAAGGCTGGTAATAGCTTGTGTGCGAGTGCGAGTTTAATAGAAGCAGGGAATCCTAGTCCAGAGACCATGatttgtgacatatgttgcaGTGAGCCTGGTTTTTGCCGAGATTGCTGTTGTATTCTTTGTTGTAAAACTATTAGTTCTGCTTATGGTGGGTATAGTTACATTAGGTGCGAAGCAACAGCTGATGATGGTTACATTTGTGGACACATAGCCCATATAGACTGTGCTCTACGAGCTTATATGGCTGGGACAGTTGGAGGAAGCATTGGCTTGGATGCGGAATATTTTTGTCGGCGCTGTGATTCAAGGACTGAATTGGTCTCGCATGTCATGAAGCTTCTAAAAATTTGTGGATCAATTGATTCTCGAGATGATGTCGAGAAGATTTTGAATGTTGGCTTTTGCATTATACGTGGCTCACGGAGAACAAATGCAAAACAGTTGCTGCGTCACATTAAATCGGCCATGGCAAAG CTTCAGAAGGGTGCCTGCATTGAAGATGTGTTCAAAGAAGTAGAATTCTTGGACGCCAATG GTGAAACTGCTTAG